A stretch of the Cydia amplana chromosome 6, ilCydAmpl1.1, whole genome shotgun sequence genome encodes the following:
- the LOC134648809 gene encoding UV excision repair protein RAD23 homolog A encodes MLVTLKTLQQQTFQVEIDPEETVKALKLKIEVEKGKDYAADHQRLIYAGKILLDHNKLVSYNIDEKKFIVIMVTKPKASEVQASSTSAPEAGESASTESGDSKDKAVAEEPPKPATAAEPEHAAEVPAAVAANEPDFESTVQSIMDMGYNRQQVEQALRASFNNRERAVEYLITGIPEELLQEQDVDEGSDEDPLAFLRDQPQFQQMRAVIQQNPNLLNAVLQQIGQTNPALLQAISQHQQAFVRMLNEPVNPSSGAAAAVVEDSAADAPQAQPPNVIQVSPQDKEAIERLKALGFPEDMVIQAYFACEKNENLAANFLLSQNFDD; translated from the coding sequence ATGTTGGTGACACTAAAGACTTTGCAACAACAAACGTTTCAAGTCGAGATCGATCCAGAAGAAACCGTCAAAGCACTCAAACTAAAAATTGAAGTTGAAAAAGGTAAAGACTATGCTGCTGATCACCAGAGACTTATCTACGCTGGAAAGATTCTGTTGGACCATAACAAGCTTGTTAGCTATAATATAGACGAAAagaaatttattgttattatggTAACAAAACCTAAGGCGTCTGAAGTTCAAGCGTCATCTACTTCCGCTCCTGAGGCCGGTGAAAGTGCGTCTACAGAAAGTGGTGACAGTAAAGACAAAGCTGTCGCTGAAGAACCGCCTAAACCTGCGACTGCCGCGGAGCCCGAACATGCAGCCGAAGTGCCTGCCGCAGTCGCAGCCAACGAGCCTGACTTCGAGTCCACCGTGCAGAGCATCATGGACATGGGATATAACCGGCAACAAGTAGAGCAAGCGCTGCGCGCTTCCTTTAATAATCGTGAACGAGCAGTGGAATACTTAATAACAGGTATCCCTGAAGAATTACTTCAGGAGCAAGATGTGGATGAGGGGTCTGATGAAGACCCATTAGCGTTTCTTCGCGACCAACCCCAGTTTCAACAAATGCGAGCTGTTATTCAACAGAATCCCAACTTATTGAATGCTGTGTTACAACAGATTGGTCAGACTAATCCTGCACTGCTGCAAGCTATTAGTCAGCATCAACAGGCCTTTGTTAGAATGTTAAATGAGCCTGTCAATCCTAGTTCTGGTGCAGCTGCTGCTGTTGTTGAAGACAGTGCTGCAGATGCCCCCCAGGCCCAGCCCCCCAACGTCATCCAAGTGTCACCGCAAGACAAAGAGGCAATTGAAAGATTAAAAGCACTAGGATTTCCAGAAGATATGGTCATTCAAGCATATTTTGCCTGTGAAAAGAATGAAAATCTAGCAGCTAACTTCTTGCTGTCCCAGAATTTTGATGACTAA